The window AACTTGCCGAATCGCCTGGACATCCTCCCTGCCATTGGCCCGGATCGCCGACGCACCACCGATCTTTGCCGCCCGGGCCATGGCCGTCATGATTGCAGTTCCGTGAAGAGGTTCATCCTCCAATGCCTGACAAGAGACGATCAGTTTCCCGCGAAGCCTACTCAACAACGTCTCCTTGTCCATCCACACACCTCAATCTTTAACAAATTGATAATATTGTCTACATTCATTTCTATTCAACATAAAACGGGAAATTCCTCCTTATACAAAATTAAAAACGGTAAATTCCTTCTTTTTATAGAATATTCTAAAATGTATAAGCCGCCGATTTTGATCCCCTTCCATCCCTTTCGGATGATTCAAGAAGAGGACTTCTCAAAGATCCATCCAAAAACAAAAAGGCGGCCGACGGCCGCCCGGGACAGCGACAAACCTCTAAGCCCGGGAGTCGGGAAGCGATGTTCCGCCTCGACACCGTGCAGCGGCCAAGTCGCTCGGTGGAAAATCGCTCCCTCCTGATGCTCTGTCAACGATCTGAGGCGGCCGCCCCTTTTCGCAGGAGGAAGGTCACTTCTGCTTCAGTTCCAGCCCGGGCCTTTCCAAAATGTACATTTCGAGAGAGGGGTTGGGATTGGAAAATGCGCTCTGAAACACAAAGGTCACCGTAAAGTTTTCTTTATCGGAATAGGTGACGTAATAGTTTCCTTCCTGTTCCTTTTCGCTGTCGGGGTTGCCGATCAAGCCCTTCACATCGGACAGATGAATGGTCTTGAGCTGCGGACCGAAATCTTCGATGGCGACAATCGTTTTTCTCCCCGTTGAACCATCATAGATGAACCGCACATTGCGGCTCCAATAGTTGGCCGCAACGGTGCTTATGTCTTCCGGCGGCCCCCACTTTTTGATCACCTTTTTCAGCGAATCGCCGGCGGCAAAGGGCACGCTGTTGATCGATTGCTGGGATTCAAAGGCCAGGCCCATGATCTGACGAACCAGAATATCCGGCGCGGGATCAGAGGTCGGAGGTTCCGAAGCAAACGCGGGCGCGGCCAGTGCAAGGAGTGTGAGCATCGAAATGGCCAATCCTTGGATCCATCGCTTCATCCGATTCAACCTGAAACACCCTTTCTTTCATTTGATGAATTCGACTTCTTGAACTCCTTCGCATAACGGACGTCCTTCAGAGTCAAAAGGTGGCACGCGAAACGCGAAAATGAGCGAAGCGGCAGAAGGGTTTTTGGAATATTCTCCCCTTCAATCCGCCGAATAGCCGAAAAAATTTCCATCGCTTGCGGCGGGGACGGCACCCCCGGAGGCTCTTCATCCTCCATCCCGAAGAAAAACCATTCGTCATGAAGGGCGCAAAAAAGTTTTTATCACGGATCCGCCCCGAAGCTGCCGCCCGCCCGAAGGAAGGAAAAGTCCCGCGCCGCTCCGTTTCGATTCGATGGAAAAACGGATGAAAAAAACGAAGGCCGTCGTACTCCCTGGGGAGTCGACGGCCGCCGATCCCTCCCCTGCTTTAAGCAGGGGACTTTCAACCCGCCAAAA of the Planifilum fulgidum genome contains:
- a CDS encoding DUF4309 domain-containing protein, translated to MKRWIQGLAISMLTLLALAAPAFASEPPTSDPAPDILVRQIMGLAFESQQSINSVPFAAGDSLKKVIKKWGPPEDISTVAANYWSRNVRFIYDGSTGRKTIVAIEDFGPQLKTIHLSDVKGLIGNPDSEKEQEGNYYVTYSDKENFTVTFVFQSAFSNPNPSLEMYILERPGLELKQK